Genomic DNA from Vagococcus luciliae:
TAGAATTACGCTTTTTATCCGATTGGAATGTTTCCGTCCCTGATGATAAAAAACTTATTGGAAAGCTTGATTATTTATATCATGAAAAACCAAATGAGAAAGCCACAACTGATATTCAAATTATTGCTAGTGGACCGCATGATGAGAAGCAACAAATTAAATTAGCTTTTACAAAACTTATCACCAGTGCTAAAAAACGGATTTGGATTCAAACACCATACTTTATACCAGATGATACAATTCTTGATGCTTTAAAAATTGCCAAACAGTCCGGAGTAGATGTTCGAATTATGATTCCAAATAAACCAGATCATCCTTTTATCTATAGGGCAACACAATATTTCGCTCAAGTTATTATGAAGCATGATGTTGATGTCTTTATTTATGAAGGTGGATTTCTTCATTCTAAAGTTCTTATTATGGATGATGAAGTAAGCATTGTGGGTTCAGCTAATCAAGATATTCGCAGTTATAAACTGAATTTTGAAGCCAGTGCTGTTATGTATGATAAATCTATCAACGATACTTTATCTCATTATTTTACAGAAGACTTAAAGCAATCCAAAGAATTAACACAACAAATGATTGATGACATGTCTATTTGGTTGAAATTCAAACAAAAAACAGCACGATTATTTTCACCAATTATGTAATTTAAATAAGTGATAACAATTATTTTTTTAATTGTTATCACTTATTTTTTATTACTAAGAGTCATAAAATAGAAGCATCCAAATTTAGAGTCTTTTTTGTTAAGACTAGTTTAATCAGACATAAGTTGTTATACTAGTTGAGATATTATCAGACAAGGAGGAAATACTATGCCTCGTTTAGAGTTTTCGTATATGAAATTAAAGCATCTAAGCACTCGGTACATTAACCAACACCTTTCTAGTATCCAAATTATTTTTCTATATTATGTTTTAATTACAACTGTCGCTTACTTTTTACTTAATTTACCATTTTTTCATCAAGATAATGCTAATTATTCAACCTTTGATATGATTTTTATGGCTATTAGTACGGTTAGTGTGACAGGCTTAAGTACTTTCAATATTAATGAAGTATTTAACCAACGTGGGATTATTTTACTTGAAATTCTCTTTCAAATAGGTGGCTTTGGTATTATGATGGTGTCAACTTTTTTCTTCATTTTATCAAAGAAGAAAATTTCTCTAAAGCGTCGGCAATTAATCATGACTGATATGAACTCTCCAAAGCTTAGTGGAAGTATTCGATTAATCAAAAATACTATGCTGACTTTATTAGTTATACAATTACTATTTGGTCTTGTCTTTTCTACCCATTTTTATTTTGCTGAACATCATCTTGATTTAGTTGATTCGTTGTTCCATGGATTTTATCAATCCATCTCAGCAGTAACAAACTCTGGATTTGATGTAACAGGTGAATCAGTCACCCCTTATAAAAACGACTTTTTCTTTTTACCTATTTTGATGCTACTTATTATGATTGGCGGGATTGGGTTTCCAGTCTTAATGGAAGTAAAAGAGTGGTTATTTTATAGAAGAGAAAATCATAAGTTACCTTTTCGTTTTTCCCTATTCAGTCGATTAGCGATTAGTATCTATATTGTATTATTTATCGTTGGAACGATTTTAATCTATTTATTAGAAAAAAACCATTTATTTATTGATATGAGCGAACCACAAAAATGGCTGACATCCATGTTCTATTCTACCACCACACGAAATGCAGGTTTACAATTAAATAATCTAAATGATTTTCAAACACCTACCCTATTACTTTTTTCAATGTTAATGTTCATTGGTTGTAGTCCAAGTTCTGTCGGTGGTGGTGTTCGAACAACAACTGTTGCGATATTAGGTTTATATATGTATAGCTTTATAAAAGGACAAGAAAACGTTACTATATTTAACAGAAGAATTGATCGAACAGACATAAAAAAAGCCATCGTTGTGTTTAATTTATCTGTCTTTATGTGTTTTTTATCTATTATGATACTAACGATTACAGAAAATGAAACAATGATTGCGTTAATTGTAGAAGTCGCTTCTGCCTTTGGAACAACAGGACTATCACTAGGTATTACCTCTTCTCTTTCTCCAATTGGTAAAATTGTTATTGCCATTTTAATGTTTGTTGGACGTATTGGAATGCTTTACACTTTAATGATTTTTATTCCAAAAGAAAAACATGACCGTGGCTACATTTATCCAGCTGAAAAAATTATTATTGGTTAATGACACTACTTAGAACATATTTTTTCATGTTCTAAGTAGTTTTTGTTATCTTATAATAGAATCTTATGCATTTTTTTAATCTTTCAATTCTTATTTTATGGTATCATGATTAAGTTAATGTATACACAGGAGGAATGTATATGAGTTTTAAAAGTGGATTAGCAACAACAGTTGGTAAGTCTTCACAATGGATATTAAAGACCTTTTTTAAAGGTGGCAGTAGTCTACCTGGTAAATTGGCATTAAAAATAGATCCAACAATCCTTTCTAGTTTAGCAAAAGACTATGATGTGATTGTTGTAACAGGAACAAATGGAAAAACGTTAACTACTGCTTTAACCGTTAATATATTAAAAGAGGAATTCGATTCTGTTGTTACTAACACAACAGGAGCAAATATGTTACAAGGTATTGTATCAACCTTCCTTCAAGGAAAGAAAAATAAGCATGGCAAAAACATTGCTGTTTTAGAAATTGATGAAGCCAGTTTAAATAAAGTGACAGAATTTTTAACACCTGAGTTATTCTTATTTACTAATATTTTTCGTGATCAAATGGATCGCTATGGCGAAATCTATACAACGTACCAATTAATTGTTGACGGGGCTAAAAAAGCACCAAATGCACCTATTTTAATGAATGGTGATTTACCGATATTTAACTCTATCGACACTATCAACCCAAGAGAATATTATGGATTTAATCATACTGATGATGAAGAACAAATGGCTCATTATAATACTGATGGTGTGCTGTGTCCTCATTGCCACCACATTCTTCACTATAAAATGATTACTTACAGTAACTTAGGTGATTATTATTGTCCAAATTGTGACTTTAAACGTCCTGCACTTAATGTTTCTTTAACTGATATTAAGCACATGACCAATGTCTCTTCCACTTTTACTATTGATTCACATGATTATCAAATTGAAGTAGGTGGGATGTATAATATATACAATGCTCTAGCCGCCACTGCTGTTGCTAAGCACTATAATATTTCATCTGATAAAATTAAAAAAGGGCTATCTTACGATGAGAAAGTATTCGGTCGTCAAGAAGTTATTGAAATTGGCGATAAAAAATGTACCCTTGTTTTAGTAAAAAACCCTGTTGGGTTAAATCAAGTTATTGATACGATGAAATTATCTCCTTACCCATTCTCTCTAGCTGCACTACTAAATGCCAACTATGCTGATGGAATTGATGTTAGTTGGATTTGGGATAGTCAACTAGAAGAGTTAGGTGAATTAGATATTCCTAAAGTCATTTCTGGTGGAGAACGTCAGAGTGATATGTCACTTAGACTTAAAGTCGCAGGAATACAAGAAAATAACTTAATTGAAACCTCTTCACTAAATCAAATTATTGAAGAAATCAAAACTGCTCCTACTGAACATGTTTATATTTTAGCTACTTATACTGCTGTATTAGGCTTAAGAAAAGAATTAATTCAGCAAGGTTTTATTAAGGAGGATGCCTAATATGTCAGACTTTCAATTAAATTTTTGCCATCTTTATGGAAATTTACTTAATACATATGGTGATAATGGTAACCTACTTTTACTAAATTACTACGCAAAAAAATTAGGTATTTCGATAGAAACAGAAATTATCAGCGTCTTTGAAGACTTTGATGATACAAAATATGATTTCGTTTTTTTTGGTGGGGGACAAGATTATGAACAAAAAATTGTTTCTGAAGACATTCAAACAAAAAAAGACTCTATCACTCGTTACATCGAAAACGATGGTGTCATGCTAGCTATTTGTGGAGGTTTCCAACTACTTGGTGAGTATTATATTGGGGCTAATGGAGAGAAAATTAATGGTATTTCTGCTCTTCCACACTATACTTTAAGTCAAGACAATAACCGTTTTATTGGTGATATCGAGATCTATAATAAGGAATTTAATGAAACTTATTATGGTTTTGAAAATCATAACGGTATGACTTTTTTAGGTGATGGTGAAAAAGCTCTTGGAGCTGTTATTAAAGGCTATGGAAATAATGGACAAGATAAAACGGAAGGCGTTATTTATAAAAATGTAATGGGATCTTATTTTCATGGTCCATTGTTAGCAAAAAATAAGCAATTAGCACTGAGATTAATCAATATGGCTATGAAAAAAAAATATCATGTCACGTTTTCTTTGGATGATTTGAATTAGAACACAAGATAAAACTTGTGTTCTTTTTTCTTATAAACAGTATATTATTAGCATTATTCTTACATTTTATGTATAATGATACTGTCATAATCTTAACAGGTTATGAAAGAATAGGAGTGAAAAAAATTGAAAATAGGCGTACCAAAAGAAATTAAGAACAATGAAAACCGTGTTGCTTTGACTCCACCATTTGTCAAAATTTTAGTGGAAAAGTCACATGAAGTATTCGTACAAACTCAAGCAGGAGTAGGTGCTGGCTTTGAAGACAGTGCATATGAAGAAATGGGTGCAACCATCGTTCAAAATCAAGAAGACGCGTGGGATGTTGATATGGTCCTAAAAGTTAAAGAACCATTAGCATCTGAATATCATTTATTCAAACCTAATCAAATTTTATTTACATATCTTCATTTAGCCCCTAATAAAGAATTAACTGATGCTTTACTAGAAAACAAGATTACAGCAATTGCTTATGAATCCGTTCGTTTACCCGATGGTTCATTGCCTTTATTAACACCAATGTCGGAGATTGCTGGTCGTATGGCGCCACAAACTGGTGCATACTTCTTACAATCTATTAACCAAGGTTCAGGTGTTTTATTGTCTTCTGTTCCTGGTGTTGAAAAGGGACAAGTCGTTATTATTGGTGGTGGTGTTGCTGGTATGAATGCTGCTAGAATTGCCATTGGTTTAGGTGCCAAAGTAAGAATTTTAGACATTAATCCACAACGATTAGCACAATTAGAAGATATTTTTGGAAATGACATCGAAACAGTGATTTCTAATTCTCATAACATTGAAAAATCAGTTAAAATAGCTGATTTAGTTATTGGTGCTGTTTTAATACCTGGACGTAGAGCACCAAAACTTGTTACCGAAAACATGATTAAACAAATGAAACCTGGTTCTGTTGTCATTGATATTGCAATTGACCAAGGTGGTATTTTTGAAACGACTGATCATGTAACAAGCCACGATAATCCAACTTATATTAGACATGACGTTGTTCATTATGCGGTTGCAAACATGCCTGGTGCAGTAGCTCGCACATCAACTCTTGCTTTAACAAATAATACGTTACCATATATTGTTAAGTTGGCTAATCAATCTTTAAAAGAAATTGTTGCAACTGATGAAGCTCTAAGAAATGGATTTAATACATACAATGGTAGTTTAAATTCAAAAGTAATTGCTGAAGATCAAAATCGTTTAGATGACTATAAACCAATCACAGAATTATTATAATGAAACTAAAGACATCATGTTTGAAAATCAACATGATGTCTTTTTTATTATCTATCCTTTTTTCCAGGCTCTGATGCGATGATATCCATATCACCTTCTAATACCCATGTGTCAATACCATTGGGAATAATGAAATGCATTCCTTTTGAGAGTTCATACGTTTGATCAGCACCGATTTTTAAATAACCAAATCCTTCAATAACACTCGCTAATGTGTATGGTGCATGAGATTCAATCTCTAATATTCCATTGACATTCCACTCAAATACATCAAAATAATCTGATTCAATAAATGTTGTCACACTTGATTGATTGTCATTTAATTGTGTGATTTCTAGTTTAGGGTCAACATGAGGAACAGTCGTCACATCAAGTGACTGCTGAATATGTAATTCACGCGTGTTTCCATTGTCATCTGCTCTGTCATAATCATATACACGATAAGTTGTGTCACTGCTTTGTTGCGTTTCTAAAATCATAATTCCACTACCAATGGCATGAATTGTCCCACTAGGAACATAGAAAAAATCACCTTTTTTAACAGGTATCCGTCTCAATAATTGATTCCACTCACCAGAGTCTATCATTTTTTTTAATTCTTCTTTTGATTTAGCATGATGACCATAAATAATTTCCGCTCCAGGTTCTGCGCTAATGATATACCAACATTCTGTTTTTCCTAATTCTCCCTCATGACTTAACCCATAAAAATCATCAGGATGGACTTGAACAGATAAATCCTCTTCAGCATCTAAAATTTTAGTCAATAATGGAAATACGTCTTCTTTTGGATTACCAAAAAGTTCCGGATGTTTTTCCCATAAATCATCTAACTTTTCTCCCTTGAACTCCCCATTTTCAACCGTACAAACACCATGAGGATGTGCACTAATTGCCCAACATTCCCCTATCGTTTTACTAGTTAATTCATAACCAAACTCAGTCGATAATTTTTCTCCACCCCAAATTTTTTCTTGGAATACTGGTTTTAAAAATAATGGTTCTACCATCTTTTTCCCCTCACCTCATCTATATTGATAAAAATAGTATATCATTTCTTGTTTAATTCGTCTGTTCTTTTTGATAAACTTCAATTAATTCATCACGTTTTCTTAAATAATCTTGTCTATTATCATAAGGATGGACTCGATTTGATAAAAAAATAAAAGCCTCTTGTTCAATAATATCTATCAACATAAAAGTACCAGTATAACCAGTATGATATAATATTGGATGTTTTTTTTCTAAATGATACTTTAAATCCCAACCTAGTGAACGAGATAAATCGTTATTCGGTGTAAAATCATTTAATAATAACATCACTGTTTCTTCTTCTAAAAATACCTCTCCATTTGGTAGCCTTCCTTTATTTAACATCATTTGAACAAATTTAAAACTATCGTCAATATTACTAAATAACCCCGCACTGCCACAGTGTTCCTTTAATTGATATGCTTTTGGATCATGTACTTCTCCTTTGATTAACCCTCGATTTTTCGTGAACTCCGTTGGCGCACATAAAGAAGTGTTTATTTTACTAAAACCACTATGCACCATATTTAAGGGGATTAAAACTTCCTTTTCAAATATATTATGAACATTCTGTCTATAA
This window encodes:
- a CDS encoding TrkH family potassium uptake protein, translating into MPRLEFSYMKLKHLSTRYINQHLSSIQIIFLYYVLITTVAYFLLNLPFFHQDNANYSTFDMIFMAISTVSVTGLSTFNINEVFNQRGIILLEILFQIGGFGIMMVSTFFFILSKKKISLKRRQLIMTDMNSPKLSGSIRLIKNTMLTLLVIQLLFGLVFSTHFYFAEHHLDLVDSLFHGFYQSISAVTNSGFDVTGESVTPYKNDFFFLPILMLLIMIGGIGFPVLMEVKEWLFYRRENHKLPFRFSLFSRLAISIYIVLFIVGTILIYLLEKNHLFIDMSEPQKWLTSMFYSTTTRNAGLQLNNLNDFQTPTLLLFSMLMFIGCSPSSVGGGVRTTTVAILGLYMYSFIKGQENVTIFNRRIDRTDIKKAIVVFNLSVFMCFLSIMILTITENETMIALIVEVASAFGTTGLSLGITSSLSPIGKIVIAILMFVGRIGMLYTLMIFIPKEKHDRGYIYPAEKIIIG
- a CDS encoding Mur ligase family protein, whose product is MSFKSGLATTVGKSSQWILKTFFKGGSSLPGKLALKIDPTILSSLAKDYDVIVVTGTNGKTLTTALTVNILKEEFDSVVTNTTGANMLQGIVSTFLQGKKNKHGKNIAVLEIDEASLNKVTEFLTPELFLFTNIFRDQMDRYGEIYTTYQLIVDGAKKAPNAPILMNGDLPIFNSIDTINPREYYGFNHTDDEEQMAHYNTDGVLCPHCHHILHYKMITYSNLGDYYCPNCDFKRPALNVSLTDIKHMTNVSSTFTIDSHDYQIEVGGMYNIYNALAATAVAKHYNISSDKIKKGLSYDEKVFGRQEVIEIGDKKCTLVLVKNPVGLNQVIDTMKLSPYPFSLAALLNANYADGIDVSWIWDSQLEELGELDIPKVISGGERQSDMSLRLKVAGIQENNLIETSSLNQIIEEIKTAPTEHVYILATYTAVLGLRKELIQQGFIKEDA
- a CDS encoding type 1 glutamine amidotransferase, which produces MSDFQLNFCHLYGNLLNTYGDNGNLLLLNYYAKKLGISIETEIISVFEDFDDTKYDFVFFGGGQDYEQKIVSEDIQTKKDSITRYIENDGVMLAICGGFQLLGEYYIGANGEKINGISALPHYTLSQDNNRFIGDIEIYNKEFNETYYGFENHNGMTFLGDGEKALGAVIKGYGNNGQDKTEGVIYKNVMGSYFHGPLLAKNKQLALRLINMAMKKKYHVTFSLDDLN
- the ald gene encoding alanine dehydrogenase; amino-acid sequence: MKIGVPKEIKNNENRVALTPPFVKILVEKSHEVFVQTQAGVGAGFEDSAYEEMGATIVQNQEDAWDVDMVLKVKEPLASEYHLFKPNQILFTYLHLAPNKELTDALLENKITAIAYESVRLPDGSLPLLTPMSEIAGRMAPQTGAYFLQSINQGSGVLLSSVPGVEKGQVVIIGGGVAGMNAARIAIGLGAKVRILDINPQRLAQLEDIFGNDIETVISNSHNIEKSVKIADLVIGAVLIPGRRAPKLVTENMIKQMKPGSVVIDIAIDQGGIFETTDHVTSHDNPTYIRHDVVHYAVANMPGAVARTSTLALTNNTLPYIVKLANQSLKEIVATDEALRNGFNTYNGSLNSKVIAEDQNRLDDYKPITELL
- the manA gene encoding mannose-6-phosphate isomerase, class I — protein: MVEPLFLKPVFQEKIWGGEKLSTEFGYELTSKTIGECWAISAHPHGVCTVENGEFKGEKLDDLWEKHPELFGNPKEDVFPLLTKILDAEEDLSVQVHPDDFYGLSHEGELGKTECWYIISAEPGAEIIYGHHAKSKEELKKMIDSGEWNQLLRRIPVKKGDFFYVPSGTIHAIGSGIMILETQQSSDTTYRVYDYDRADDNGNTRELHIQQSLDVTTVPHVDPKLEITQLNDNQSSVTTFIESDYFDVFEWNVNGILEIESHAPYTLASVIEGFGYLKIGADQTYELSKGMHFIIPNGIDTWVLEGDMDIIASEPGKKDR
- a CDS encoding serine hydrolase domain-containing protein is translated as MYSKTIQFIESLCKESIIPGANYLFFSQGNVVRENTGYKQFLPVKEKATSNVLYDMASLTKVMMTNTVVLKLIEQNQLNIDVPFNTYLPIWHEDKVTLRHLLTHTSAISGYIDNRDELSAEELKEALLMLPVDYKKMGREKKYTDTGTLLIGFMLEEIYRQNVHNIFEKEVLIPLNMVHSGFSKINTSLCAPTEFTKNRGLIKGEVHDPKAYQLKEHCGSAGLFSNIDDSFKFVQMMLNKGRLPNGEVFLEEETVMLLLNDFTPNNDLSRSLGWDLKYHLEKKHPILYHTGYTGTFMLIDIIEQEAFIFLSNRVHPYDNRQDYLRKRDELIEVYQKEQTN